DNA from Pontibacter deserti:
AGATTTCTTATTTCATCAATTTCTTCTTTTGATGTGCGCTGGCTGCCGAGTGCCTGCAGTACCAGTTTAGATGCCGAACCTCGGAAAGTTGTATCAAGGAAACGGTCCAGCAGGCGGCGCTGCGTGGTTTCTTCAGACAGAAGTGGCTTAAACACATGCGACTTACTGGTTTTATCTGCTTCCAGTATGCCTTTTTCAGCCATGATCTGCATCAGCTTAAGGGTAGTAGTATAACCGGCATCTTTGGTTTCGCTGAGTACATCGTGCACAAAGCGAACCGTAGACGGCCCATGCTGCCACAGTACCTGCAGTATTTCAAGCTCTGCTTCGGTGGGTTTATAAGATTGGTTCTTGCTCATAGTTTTTAATAGATGAGATTAAAGTAGTTACAGCTGCATCACTAAGTTATACGAATGTTTTCGTAAATAGAAATAATTATTACGATTTTTTTCGTAGATAACGTTAAAAATTGTTAAACCCAGCTCCAAAGTATAAATAAAGCAAAGTATAACCAACTATATACTATTATAAATAAGCATCTTAACCCATAATCATGAGAATGTAAAGGGTAAGCTGTAACTGCTATTAATTTTCAGCAAGGGCAAAATGGGTGAACAGCTGTGTTTAATGCACCAAGGCAGATTTGATCATGATAAACTCATTGATGTTATCTGTATTGATAACGCCTGCCAGCCTTCCATTTTCCAAGACCGGGTACAACGGGGAGCGTGTTTTCTGCAGTTCTGTATACGCCTGCGATAACTTATCTTTTACATCAAAAGTCATGAACTCCCTTGACATAATTTCGGACACAGGGGTATCAGTTTTGTTTTCCTTCAATGCCTGGATCAGTTGGCTTCGGGTAAGGGTACCAACTACCTTCCCATCCAATTCAACAATAAATTCGTGTTCAGAACCCATCAGTAGTTTTTCCAGGGCATCGCGCACAGTGTTTTCGGGGGTAAGGGTT
Protein-coding regions in this window:
- a CDS encoding BlaI/MecI/CopY family transcriptional regulator, whose amino-acid sequence is MSKNQSYKPTEAELEILQVLWQHGPSTVRFVHDVLSETKDAGYTTTLKLMQIMAEKGILEADKTSKSHVFKPLLSEETTQRRLLDRFLDTTFRGSASKLVLQALGSQRTSKEEIDEIRNLLDKLEGGNS